Genomic window (Hydrogenimonas cancrithermarum):
CCGCTTCGATCCCGATACGCATCATCTTCGCATACTGCATCAGCTGCTCCACCGCCCCGATACGGTAGGTATCGAGCGTAATGATGCCGACTTTGTATTTCTTTTCCATCATGTAGGCGTAGCGGGCTGCCAGTTTCGCCAGCGTCGTCGTCTTCCCAACCCCCGTCGGCCCAACCAGCATCATGACCTTCTTCTGCGGCGGTATAAGTTCACGCTCGAGACGCACAGGAACCATCTTTCGCAACAGCGTCTGGAAATAGCGGCGAACCGTTTTGCTCGAAGCGCGCATCTGCAGCGGCATATGTTCCAGTGTCAGCCGCATGATCTCGTCCAGGTGATGGGAATCCATCCCGCTCGTTTTCGCGATGCGGTAAATCTCGGCGAACTCCGGGGGAATCGTACCCGAACCAGCCGGTCTCTTCTCCTCCCAGACCATGTTCTGTATCAGTTTGACTTTGTCCGCAAGTTTGAGAAGCTCGCTCTTGATATCCTTGAGCTCTTCGATCTCTTTGTTTCCGCCCGAGACAGAAGCATGCTCCTCTTCGACTTCCACCTTCACTCTCGGCCTGCTCTGCGGCTGCGGCCTGGAGACATTGGCGATTTCGGAAATCTGGCGCGCAGCTTCGGAGATATTGACAAGAACCTCTTCAGGATCATCCAGCATGCGTGCATCGCGTGTCGTCTTTTTACGCGGGTGGCTCTTTTCCCTCCGCTTTCGGGAGGAAACCTCGTTATCCGGCACCGTATCTTCGATTGCCACGACGACTTCATACAACGCGGGCTGCGTGAGGCTCTTTTTGCGTATCTGCTTGGTGCTGACGACAAGGGCATCTTCTCCGCACTCCTGCTGCGCCGCTTTCAGCGCCTGTGCAGGTGTAGGTGCCGTGAACGTCATCAATTTCATACTTTACCGTCCTTCAAAAATCGGAGCGGAATCATCACTGAATCGCGCTCGTGAAACTTCGGATGCGGCACTTCGAGCCGCATCGTTTTCAAACGCATATCATCGTAAAAGATTATATCCAAATCGAGTGTCCTCGGAGCGTTCTTGAACGTTCTTCTTCTACCGAAGCGCTTCTCCACCCAAAGCAGATAGCGTATGAGTGCCAGCGGATCCAGGTTTGTTTCAACCAGCATGACGGCATTGAGAAAATCGGGCTGATCCAAAAAACCGAACGGAGGATTCTTCAACAGCGGCGACGTCTTCAACACGCGTACGCGGCCGTTTCGCTGCCAATAGGCAACGACTCTCCCAAACCGTGCCGCGACATCGCCGACGTTTCCACCGATTCCAATGACCGCCCGATGGGCCATGCCATGCGATCTGAAAACGACGGGGAAATATTTCGCCTCGATGAGCGAAAGCCTCTCGTCACGCAGTTCCATCACAATATTTCAGCCCTGCCTGAACGCATCAACACCATATCCTCGATCCGGATGCCGAACTCCCCGGGGATGTAGATGCCCGGTTCGATCGTGAAGACCATGCCGTCTTCGACGATCGTCTTGCCGCGTGCAGAGATGTAGGGCATCTCATGAATGTCGAGACCTACGCCGTGGCCTGTGGAGTGGACGAAGTATTCGGCCATGCCTCCTTTTTCAATCACTTCACGCGCCAGACGGTCGATCTGCGCACCGGTCATGCCGCTGCGGGCCTTCTCGATCGCCATGTCGTGTGCCTTTCGGACCAAATCGTACGCCTTCTGTATCTTTTGCGATGCGAACTTCTGATCATCCCCAAAAGTCATACCCTCTTTCACATGGACCGTCCGTGTTCGGTCCGAACAGTAACGCCTGTATTTCAGCCCCGCATCGACCAGCAGCAGATCCCCTTCTTTGAGCACCACATCGGTCGGAAGCGCATGCGGTTTGGCAGCATTGGCGTTGATGGCCACGATCGGATCGAAACTGAGGTCGTATTCGCCGTAGTGGCTCAACGCCGCTTTGGCTTCGAAATGGAGACGCTTTTCCCGCCTTTCACATCCGGAAAGGTTGAGATAGTTCGCGAAAGCGTCGAATCCTTCGCGACCCAGCTCGGCCGCCTTTTTCAAAAGTGCGATCTCTTCCTCGCTCTTGACGATGCGTTTTTGATGCGAAAAATCGGGTTGAGGTGCGAAATGGGTATGGGGAAGCTTTCGTTTAAGCCCCTCGAGCCCCTGTACGGTCCAATCTTTCGGATCAAAAACGAGCCGCATGACACGATGGCTGCGAAGCAGCGAACGCGTCGCTTTGAGCAGGTCGCTCGCTTCGATGACCTCGGCGTTTCGAACCTGCTCTTTCGCTTCGACAGTGTAGCGGCTGTCGGTAATGAGCCACTTTTCGCTTCCCAGAGAAAGGAAAACCGCATTGTCGCTGCTGTAGCCGCACTCGTAGTAGATCGCGTTTTCGTCTCTGAGAATGTAGTTCATCATT
Coding sequences:
- the flhF gene encoding flagellar biosynthesis protein FlhF; this encodes MKLMTFTAPTPAQALKAAQQECGEDALVVSTKQIRKKSLTQPALYEVVVAIEDTVPDNEVSSRKRREKSHPRKKTTRDARMLDDPEEVLVNISEAARQISEIANVSRPQPQSRPRVKVEVEEEHASVSGGNKEIEELKDIKSELLKLADKVKLIQNMVWEEKRPAGSGTIPPEFAEIYRIAKTSGMDSHHLDEIMRLTLEHMPLQMRASSKTVRRYFQTLLRKMVPVRLERELIPPQKKVMMLVGPTGVGKTTTLAKLAARYAYMMEKKYKVGIITLDTYRIGAVEQLMQYAKMMRIGIEAVVDPPEFITALQTLQHMDIILIDTVGSSQYDKEKIDKLQQFLSSHTDVGIDVNLVMGAPTKLEDLRTIYRNFSPLGIDTLIFTKLDETRGFGNIFSLVYETEKPVSYLSIGQEVPDDLMCADSDYLVQCLMEGEAKRGDK
- a CDS encoding aminopeptidase P family protein; its protein translation is MMNYILRDENAIYYECGYSSDNAVFLSLGSEKWLITDSRYTVEAKEQVRNAEVIEASDLLKATRSLLRSHRVMRLVFDPKDWTVQGLEGLKRKLPHTHFAPQPDFSHQKRIVKSEEEIALLKKAAELGREGFDAFANYLNLSGCERREKRLHFEAKAALSHYGEYDLSFDPIVAINANAAKPHALPTDVVLKEGDLLLVDAGLKYRRYCSDRTRTVHVKEGMTFGDDQKFASQKIQKAYDLVRKAHDMAIEKARSGMTGAQIDRLAREVIEKGGMAEYFVHSTGHGVGLDIHEMPYISARGKTIVEDGMVFTIEPGIYIPGEFGIRIEDMVLMRSGRAEIL
- the folK gene encoding 2-amino-4-hydroxy-6-hydroxymethyldihydropteridine diphosphokinase, whose amino-acid sequence is MELRDERLSLIEAKYFPVVFRSHGMAHRAVIGIGGNVGDVAARFGRVVAYWQRNGRVRVLKTSPLLKNPPFGFLDQPDFLNAVMLVETNLDPLALIRYLLWVEKRFGRRRTFKNAPRTLDLDIIFYDDMRLKTMRLEVPHPKFHERDSVMIPLRFLKDGKV